The DNA window CAACAACTAGTCTCACAAAATCACAGCTAAAATATTATTGAAAACATGCAATTATAAGTGATAAACTAGCATGAGTAGATAGGCAGGTATTTCGTCAATTTCAATTTTGTGTACTTCGATCCTGATTTCTATTTTTGACAACTCCCTTTCAATGTTTTCAGGCTTGACACAAAGGAAAGATGGGAACAAAAGTCTAATATGTGAAAAGTGACTCGAACCAAATGCGTGAATCCTGTGGGGCTTTTGGGACAAGGGCTTGCATTGTTGAAAACCAGATACATTGTCCTGTTTTCAGCTAATATGCGGGAGCAATTGACTACTGAAAAATACTTGTGGGTGAAATTATGCAGCCAACTGCAAATGGTTGTCCAAGGCACGTCTTATGTTTCGTTTTGTGTGGTTTTGATGTAGAAGATATGTGAGAAATACTGTACAAGACAAAAGATAGAAATGTTATTAGAACTCCAGTAGCTGGAAACTGTATGATATGTCTATTATATATTCTCCAGCCATAGTTCCTAAAAGGTGGCAAGAGTAAGTTCCCCAACGCCTCTAAATGGTGGTCTTTGATATGAATCCCCAATATTTGAAATCAGTTCAAGTTGCTGGAATCAGAGCATGCTCAATTTTCTCCAAAGATTGGCCCTCTGCTTACTGACATAACCAGATACGTACATGCAGATACGTACATGACCGCCAGAAGACGGAAAGATGCAAATCCCAGGTACACTACTGATCCCAAACTTATTGACAATACTTAAGAAGTATGGGCCAATTATGAAGTTGGATCTCTGTTTGAGTTGGAAATATTTGCCAAGGAAGCACATAACATCTAAACTTGAATTACAATGCAAATCTGAAAGTTTCATTGTATTTGCGCTTTGTGGTACTACTAATAGTGAACAAAATTGGCATGTATATCAGTATATGTTATTGAACTTTGGCAAACAAGCGTGACTAAATCTTTTAAACCCTCCTTCAAAAGCAACTTGCTGCTTCAACATGATGCATGGATCCAATAAACCATATTGCTTATATAAGTTTCTCTTACCCAATAAATGGCCATAGACAGCGCAACGGGTTTTGCTCGGATTCTGGTCGGAAAAATCTCTGGAAGTAGCAGAGTAGGCACTGGACCAACGCAAATATAAAACGGGAGTACGTATCTGTGTAAAAAACATGATTCACATTATATTGAACATGATGCACTGAAAGTAAATGAAACCACTGTGGAAGTGGAAGATGAACATGAGCTGCATGGACACATAACAACTCACAGAACAGTGTCGATGGCAGCAAGTACGTCCGATTAATAATATGCCGGGGTCATCCAAGTGAAGGTCAGGGAAAGCAGCATAGAAACTGCCTTCGAGAACCACAAACACCCAGGATTTGATACGGTAATAAATTTAGTTAAGAGGTTTACACTTCAGTTCACCTAGTTATCAAAAACAGTAAGTTCACAACTGAATCATAATGGCTTTCAAACTTGAAAAGGGCTTTATTCATTCTCTGAACAAAATTAGCTAGAAGATTAGGGCAAGAAATCCAATATTAATTCTTGAGCATTAGCAAGAGGTTAAATTACTATCTACAGATGCTGTGTAACTCCTACATTGGGGGATTTTCTTAAATTCAAGATCCTTAGCCAGGTATAGTAAAGCCCCACTAACCACCCTCGACCAAATAAGTATGAAATTAGAACGTAACAAAACAACAGTCAAACGTAAAACTTCAAAGCAATTTAGTTAATTGGCTTAGAACATTATTAAATGGCACTTTCACTGCTCCTACAAGAAGACGATGATTCCCAAAAAAGTGTCATTTTTCaatgaaatttgaaaaaggGACACGACTATCCAAACAAGCACACTTTGTATGACGTTAGTTCGATCCTATATTTGAGGTATTACCTCAAGATAGTTCCTATCAAAATATATACATTCAAATTATTAAGTATTTTTGTAGAAAAATACTTGAAATTGgaaattttgacattttcagtgtgaaaaaaaaaataattttttacatAAATTTTTAATTGTGATTATTGTTAAATACTAAATTCATTGCATTAGTATTCTCTTTCAGAAAGTTTGTCAtttctaattatttttaataaattcttGGACTTGAGTATTAATTCATGATAGGCATTATAGACAAAGAAAAATAAGTGGAAAATCGAAGCTTCTTTTCCTATTAGTGCCCATCAAAAGAAAATCTAACAGTAGATATATTTCATTAATTCATATGCAATTATTGAAGTAGGTCTCCACTGTGATATGAACGTTGGGATTAAATTTTATTCCCACTCGTGCTTTCTTCATTAGTAGACCGTTGGAGAGTCGCAACTTTTAAAAAACGAAACCGATATCTTCCAACTCGGGAAACAAATCCAACCAAAATCATCAACAAATTTTCTTCCATCATGGCGGAGAGCGATGGCTTTCTGGTTCTACAGAACCAGACCCTCGACCCCAAATCCCTAATCCTCTCACAGTACTCCGACTCCGGCAAACCCCAGTTCCTGCAACTCACAAATGATAGTTTCATCCTCGAGAGAGGTCCCAGATACAAAGAATACTCCGATCTCAGagaaaaaaggaaaagaatGAAGAACTTGACAGAACAGCAGACCCCGGAAAAAGTACTGCAGAATCGATCGGTTTTGACACCTCCGAGGAAGCAGGTGAAGTTTCAGGGGAATTCGGATTTCAAAACTCCGCCGAAGAGGCCGAAGGGATCATCCATCTTGACCCAGTCCGTGCCGGATTTCTCATCGGTGCTGAGGAAGGAGAACCGTAAGCCCGCCTCACCACTTCCGCCGATCAACGAGCGGTCCGTCACGCCACCGGCGGGTTTGTTGAAGAGCAGAAGGGTGTACAGCAACGTGGGAGGAGGGAGCAAATCGATGGGTTCTGCCGAGAAGAGGAGCGGGGGATTGATGGCGAGGAAGAGCTATGCGAGCATTGATGAATTGAAGGGGCTGGCTGGTGTGACAGGAAAAGCAATTGATAGGGAAACCAGAGGGAGGACTAGTGCCAGAGGAATTGGCAAGAGTTTCTTGGGGTAAAAGTTCTGAGATTGGGAAGAAATGGTCTATCagatatattcttttaataatttttttattaaatgatttttcctTTGTCATTTTGGAGATTCTTTGAATTTTTCATACAGTGTTTGGCTACAAATTTAAATTGATTTCATTTGTAAATTTGGGATTTTGCTGTCGAACTGAATCTGATGCAGAGCTTTTGGTTGTCTTTGTCAAACTTCCCGACTTCTTTTTTGTCGAGCTTTTCAAATGAAACTCCTGTCTGTTCTTGTTTTTGGTGGAAGTTAagtaggaaaaaaaaatatagttcTTCATATGTAATCTCCCGTATAATACCGTATTTGGTAAAAGTTAaggaaaatcatattttcttaaGCTCATTTGGCCTGAATTCTTATTACACCAACTATAAATATCATAATGCCAACATTTTTTACAACAAATTTCCCtaccattttttaaaaaaaatcttttgatcttATTATTATGTAGATAAGATGAGTAACTATTTCTGAGATTGTCTTTTAAATTTCTTCCTGTATACAAAGTAAATTTTATAATGTGTGTGCTCATTAACTAGACATTTTCTTCAAACTTCCATTTAGTTTATGCTTGGAAAGAAAAGGAACATAGAAAAAAATTATGCAGCAAGTAGATGtaaattaattaatacttcTTCTTGTTCTTGTCCTTGGCACCAGAAAAGGTGGAGCCAAAACCGAAGATAGTTTTGTATAAAATACAATGAGAATTCTTTCTTCTATCCCTCTCCCATTCTACCATTTTAGTTTGTCTTCCTTGTGAGAACTCTGCATGTACTTGAAGAGcgcaattattaatttattggtttgGGAAAGATTTTTTTTCCTGATAGTATAACGTGAGTAGTTTAGCAATCGATCTCAAACGaaaatatcttttattttttatatatatttttaatataaatatagatAAAGATATTGATCACAAAACTCAAGAAATCTAAATCCAAATGTAACTTAAAAAGCCTAATAATACAATTTAGATGCATATCACAATAACATACAATATAAATTATGATTCGAAACATAGAATACTATTtgatatcatattttatattttcatatactattttttttattattctttGAAATATATTTCCAGTGCTAAATGGTTGCTgacaagataaaaaaaaaagtataaaaAAAAGGGAATAGAGAGTAGGATAGAATAGAACAGATAGCCGTCCtcttgaaaaaagaaaaagatttaTAACTTTAAGATAAAACTTTATATTTGGTTATGTTGAGAGAGAGCTAtcaaaattttgaagaaaaaagttTAATTACTTGGAAATGTAAAACATAAACTTGCAGTCTTCAGTTTGAATCGAGGAATCTGGGATATTATGTAACTTTCCTTACTTCGTAGGCTGCGTTTGGTTTGAAAGAAaagataaactaatgattagtatgtaaatgataaagaaaatgattgtggtttgattgtaatatatgatgtaaaataatattgtgtttggtaaaatttttaagtgtaggataattttgaattttttgatgaaaaagacAAAATTGCCCTTCTCCTTCGCGGCGGCGGCTATGGCGACAGTGGCGGCGGCGACGGTGCCGGAGAAAAACGGCCGGCGGCGTCAGCGGCGGCCTGCCGGGGGTCGGCGGTCCGGCGGCGGCCGGCCGGTGGACAGCGTTCCGGCGGCGGTAACGGCGGCGGCGGCGACGGTTGGTGGCGGGAAGTGGTAGTGAGTTTGAATATAAgataagggtaaaattggaaaaataggaggtattaagagttggataaataatcctagggggtgaagatgtattattttaaccatctaatataacctaatcattcataggaaaGATTGAGTAggttaaataatcacgcgtACCAAACAGCTGACTAAGTAGGATAAAAAAATTATCCCCCCTTATCCCTCAAACCAAATGACCCCTACATGTGTGTGTATAATTAGTTCATCgaaaagagaagaatttttctctccttagagcatatgaaattcttgatgttgttattattatttctaaAATTACGTGGGATTTTcgcatttattattttctccttaACTTTTATTCATATTCAAACATAAATGCATGGTCTCTCCGTTTGTATATATCATCTGAGTGATCGATTTCATGTGGCTTTTCTGCTGGTCGGTACAAAAAGGAGGCGGATCGGGTGCCTCTTAAAACACGCTTTTGCTTTAAATTTCACATATTCCCAAACGACTTCCAATTATTCGACATCATCCTTTGGAATTGTCCCAACTTACATGCATATTCTCTTAATAGAATCGCATTTCATATTTGTgtatatatgtaaatatatataattaagcaATTGAATCAAATCCTCAATCTCAAACAGGTTTcatccaaatatatatatatatatatacacacacacacacataaactttcttttaaaatcaaatattattataaatcgAGCATAGAATCTCTAATAAAAGAGGTAAGTGTACATGATTTTTTTTAGATAGAGTTTTAAAAACAACTGATTTTATATAGAGTTGTGCacttttttcaaattttgataaaaGTATAAAATACTATTTTCTAtaacaatgaaaaatattgaaatacCTTGTGTTGACGGTTTAAAAAAATAACGTGTTTACCatatgaaaattattttatttgctattgtttttttatatcaatttaattcaaaattataaaattatagctataatttataacataaaaaatatacaTCTTTGAGATGTAAGAACAAAAAATTACTctctttgattttaattatataatttttcgattatttcaaatatgtaatccATTCATGAAAagtatcaaataaaataattgattttcgTCCGGTTTAAGTTTCTTCAATTTAACGTTAACGAAATTCTCCAGCCGTCAACTGTCTCTCATTTAGCTATTCCCTCTCGATCATTTATTTCTTCAAAAAACAGACTCCTTTTCACCAAATGGACTCTATCGGCTTCCTCCCTTGCCAGTTTCCCTAGATTCCCATTCCCTTTGTGTGAGTAAAACTCTGCTTACCTTTCATTTCGATGAGGGCTGAGAACCCAGGGATCGTTAGGCTCAAGTGCTGTGTGAAGAACTACGATTGGGGAAAAGTTGGGATAGAATCCAGTGTAGCGTGGTTGCACGCGAAGAATAGCGGGGAAGTGATCCGGGATGATGATCCATATGCTGAGTTCTGGATGGGGAGCCACGACTCCGGCCCTTCTTACGTCGTCGTGCCGGTGGGGTACAGGTTGTTCCGATGACTTGGTGAGTTTGAAGGAGTGGATTGAGCGGAACCCTGCTGTGCTTGGAGATGATGTATTGAGAAAATGGGGTCCGAATCtccttctctcaattttctcttCAAGGTAATTGCTGAATTTTCTAACTTTTATTCTGATAActtgatgtttgaaattcacTGCTGTGTACCTATCGAAATTCAGTTGAAGTTTCTGCTTTCTATGTATCCGTTTTAAACGATCGGCTAGAGGTTTTAGTAAATTGAGGGGCATGAAGTTCCTGTTTTTGGAGGGAAATCGTCAACCGACTCATCAACTTGTGatgattttgaaattaaatagaATTTCACGTCGATATACACGATGAGAAATCAAAGATTCTCGCTTGTGTTTGCTAAATTAAGGGATGTTTTGAAGGATTTTTCCATGTTTTTAGGTACTTTCTGTAGCGAAAGCACTGTCCATACAGGCTCATCCGGACAAGGATTTGGCTGCAATCCTGCATAAGCAACAGCCAGGCGTGTACAAAGATGATAATCACAAGCCTGAGATGGCTTTGGCGGTTACTCAGTTCGAGGCTTTGTGTGGGTTTGTTGGGATTGAGGTAGTGTAATGTTCTCAACTTGTTAGTTCTTGGGTGGCTGTATGGTTAACTCagatttcttgatttttttcttgAGGAACTGAAAACCCGTAAGTAATGTTTCGAAAATGTGTACAAATAGTGTGCAGGTACTCTGTAATTGATCTTAGTAGTTTGATGATTGATAACTTCCACATGGTTGATTGGTATAGATAAAAACTGTGGATGTATTTTATCCTGCCATTTTAGCTTTAGATTTCGTGGATATTTGTTCTGAATATATAGGTAAGGATGATCATCTTCATGTTGGTATTGaagttatttaattttttaggaCATTTCAGACAATTTAATTTTTAGTTGAGATGATTCATCTACTAAATGTCCGAGCATAGGTTCGCACATACTATCATATTttaaggattctattttttataTGGGTGATTTGTTCCTGTGCTTAGGAACTTAAGCGTGTCCTTCACAATGTCCCTGAGATTGTTGAGGTGGTTGGCAGTGCATGTGTAGATCAATTGTTACATGTTAGTATACAAGATGATGAGAAGAAATCGAAAGGGACCTTGCAAACCTTATTTACTGATCTAATGAAGGCTAACAAGGCAACAATATCTGATGTTATCTCCAAGTTGATAAGTCGACTCAGCAGAAAGCAAGAGGTattataaaatttcattttctaTGTTTCTGACTCAATTTTATGTTCTTTTTTACAATACTTTTGCTTGTAATTATGAATTGTCATTTCAATGTTGAGTCCACTTCAGTTAATCTGTTTATTCTGTTATCCATCCTTAATTGTGAAACCAGCCTGTAGCTAGTAtctttgtaggaccgagtgttcaccgctttaccaaaagctatagctagtagtaatggtgcaaatcaaattttttaaaccgcacagtagCTCTTCATCACGGTTCGATCACTCTACCaagtagggacaattattgcacccaacaatctctgtCCCAATAAttacactccttgcaatcaatgggaatcgaacctgtgaccttggctctgataccaattgtaggaccgagtgcttaccgctttaccaaaagttatagcaagtagtaatggtgcaactcaaatcttttaaaccgcacagcagctcaagcaccacgattcgatcgctctaccaagcagggataattattgcacccaacaaccTTGCTTTGAATCTTTTTAAAGAATTCTTTGAATGATTTGGAAATATTTCTTGAATCTCTCCACAGATTCCGGATTCTGGGAAATTTCGTTATCTGGAGAAACATATAATGTGATAACAAAGTCACAATATTGCCTAGAAATTACATATTCACATCATTTTACAATAGTTTTTGTCATAGAAATTGCTTTCACCAGCATTTCTTATAGGTGGCAGAGCTGACAGACAAGGAGCAGTTGGTTTTAAAGCTTGAGAAGCAATATCCAGGAGATATTGGTGTCATAGCAGCCTTCTTGTTAAATTATGTGAAACTTAATCCAGGTGAAGCCCTATACCTGGGGGCAAATGAGCCTCATGCCTACATATATGGTGAATGTGTTGAGTGCATGGCGACATCTGATAATGTTGTACGCGCTGGTCTTACTCCAAAGCACCGGGATGTCCAAACTCTCTGTAGTATGCTCACATACAAACCGGTAAATACGCTATTACTGTTGAATGATAATCAACACTTTTTGTTGTTCCTGATTTATCTTGTAATGCTTGTACCAAGGAAATTTATGTGCTATACATAGCTCATACAAATTCAAGTAACCCTGCTTTTCTTGAAGGGTTTTCCAACAATCCTATCTGGGGTTGTTTCAAATTCTTTTACAAGGAAATACATTCCACCATT is part of the Primulina eburnea isolate SZY01 chromosome 1, ASM2296580v1, whole genome shotgun sequence genome and encodes:
- the LOC140804201 gene encoding uncharacterized protein, which codes for MAESDGFLVLQNQTLDPKSLILSQYSDSGKPQFLQLTNDSFILERGPRYKEYSDLREKRKRMKNLTEQQTPEKVLQNRSVLTPPRKQVKFQGNSDFKTPPKRPKGSSILTQSVPDFSSVLRKENRKPASPLPPINERSVTPPAGLLKSRRVYSNVGGGSKSMGSAEKRSGGLMARKSYASIDELKGLAGVTGKAIDRETRGRTSARGIGKSFLG